One genomic segment of Drosophila willistoni isolate 14030-0811.24 chromosome 2R unlocalized genomic scaffold, UCI_dwil_1.1 Seg200, whole genome shotgun sequence includes these proteins:
- the LOC6641781 gene encoding probable phosphorylase b kinase regulatory subunit beta isoform X6: MRNAPKSLGLMVTSPGGSGSTGAITDRISTNGRQNSLEDINLDQFLKTSNYEDTVKQLDIYYGIVKRQLLRFQSPITGLFPVMSTDQVVGSVRDSVYCAAAVWSLYQAYRRIDDDRGKSYELGQSTVKCMRGILECWVKQASRVELFKQRQSNQHALHSKFQLHTGEKIYPDEFYNHLQIDCVSLYLLFLVQMITSGLQIIYTHDEVAFVQNLVYYVERAYRTPDFGMWERGSKYNNGTPEIHASSIGMAKSALEAINGCNLFGEKGASWSVVYVDIDAHNRNRSIFETMLPRESSSKGVDASLLLTLSFPAFASHEDRLVDQTKQNVVNRLRSKMGFKRFTRDGFLSKTEDKTRRYYHSGELKEFEGLECEWPLFFIAMIIDGVFKNNNEQIEEFQNDLRRCLHTDANGDPVVTMYYAPDGEGSYMRAPSQSLFLWGQSFFIIAQLLTAGLLHINELDPIRRYLPSYNRPRRAGRYSAFQKPRIPIILDAKKVI; the protein is encoded by the exons ATGCGTAATGCACCGAAATC ACTCGGTCTTATGGTAACAAGTCCAGGCGGAAGCGGGAGCACTGGCGCTATCACGGACAGAATATCTACAAATGGGCGCCAAAATAGTTTAGAGGATATTAATCTGGATCAGTTCCTAAAGACCTCAAACTATGAGGATACGGTCAAGCAATTGGATATTTACTATGGCATTG TGAAACGACAATTGCTGCGCTTCCAGAGTCCCATAACAGGTCTATTTCCTGTTATGAGTACAGATCAGGTGGTCGGATCCGTTCGTGATAGTGTCTATTGTGCTGCCGCCGTTTGGAGTTTATATCAGGCTTATCGTCGCATCGACGATGATCGTGGCAAGTCCTATGAACTGGGCCAGAGCACAGTCAAATGTATGCGGGGTATTCTCGAGTGCTGGGTTAAACAGGCATCCAGAGTGGAACTCTTTAAGCAACGGCAATCAAATCAGCATGCATTGCATAGCAAATTTCAATTGCACACCGGTGAAAAGATCTATCCGGATGAATTTTATAATCATCTACAAATTGATTGT GTCTCTTTGTATCTGCTTTTCTTGGTGCAAATGATCACATCTGGTCTGCAAATTATCTACACTCACGATGAGGTAGCATTTGTACAGAATTTAGTTTATTATGTGGAACGAGCCTATCGTACACCCGATTTTGGCATGTGGGAAAGGGGTTCGAAATACAATAATGGCACACCTGAGATTCATGCTTCGTCTATTG GAATGGCCAAATCCGCTTTGGAGGCAATCAATGGATGCAATTTATTTGGCGAGAAAGGCGCCTCGTGGAGCGTTGTCTATGTGGATATTGATGCCCATAATCGAAATCGCAGCATTTTTGAAACTATGTTGCCCAGAGAATCCAGTTCAAAG GGAGTAGATGCATCCCTCCTGCTTACATTGTCCTTCCCGGCCTTTGCCTCACATGAAGACCGTCTTGTGGATCAGACCAAACAAAATGTAGTTAATCGTTTGCGCAGCAAAATGGGTTTCAAACGTTTCACACGAGATGGCTTCTTGAGCAAAACGGAGGATAAAACTCGCCGGTATTATCATTCAGGAGAATTGAAAGAGTTTGAGGGCTTGGAATGTGAATGGCCGCTATTCTTTATAGCCATGATTATCGATGGCGTGTTCAAGAATAATAACGAACAGATTGAAGAATTTCAAAATGATTTGCGCCGCTGTCTGCACACTGATGCCAACGGAGATCCCGTTGTGACCATGTATTATGCACCCGATGGTGAAGGTTCCTATATGCGTGCCCCATCGCAATCATTATTCCTCTGGGGTCAATCGTTTTTCATCATAGCCCAATTGCTGACAGCTGGATTACTTCACATCAATGAATTGGATCCCATACGACGATATTTGCCCAGTTATAATCGTCCCCGAAGAGCCGGACGTTATTCGGCATTTCAG aaaccACGCATACCTATAATATTGGATGCCAAGAAGGTAATTTAG
- the LOC6641781 gene encoding probable phosphorylase b kinase regulatory subunit beta isoform X2 — translation MRNAPKSLGLMVTSPGGSGSTGAITDRISTNGRQNSLEDINLDQFLKTSNYEDTVKQLDIYYGIVKRQLLRFQSPITGLFPVMSTDQVVGSVRDSVYCAAAVWSLYQAYRRIDDDRGKSYELGQSTVKCMRGILECWVKQASRVELFKQRQSNQHALHSKFQLHTGEKIYPDEFYNHLQIDCVSLYLLFLVQMITSGLQIIYTHDEVAFVQNLVYYVERAYRTPDFGMWERGSKYNNGTPEIHASSIGMAKSALEAINGCNLFGEKGASWSVVYVDIDAHNRNRSIFETMLPRESSSKGVDASLLLTLSFPAFASHEDRLVDQTKQNVVNRLRSKMGFKRFTRDGFLSKTEDKTRRYYHSGELKEFEGLECEWPLFFIAMIIDGVFKNNNEQIEEFQNDLRRCLHTDANGDPVVTMYYAPDGEGSYMRAPSQSLFLWGQSFFIIAQLLTAGLLHINELDPIRRYLPSYNRPRRAGRYSAFQAKPGTGTATDLVVQIVLIAESMRLQAMMATYGIQTQTPHEVEPVQIWSSTELIKVYQHLGVNNKVGLSGRPSRPVGSLGTSKVYRICGMTVLCYPLIFEVSDFYLYRDMALLIDDIKTELQFVGKYWRLSGRPTVCLLIREEHMRDPQFKEMLDLLAMLKKGYCDGMKVRIGRLQNLISSSCIEHLDFMNQSDLTDNENAFSQINHEYIGYQSLTDVPKALTYVEEKVSVAHFDNKPTPDIINALRNTESIYCLCQLWGILLNREGSHFEVNGLNVNTALTQLYHRAGSLRYWRAVRYCSSLLHHIVDSISPFITTVLVNGKELTVGIIGQKETVFDKPMTPAEIQNVMYTSVQPYDVIQAVLQQEVVLYCGRLIATNPSMFRGILKIRIGWVLEAMRIYLQISGQQSIDVDNLSPFQVRILLQKVLTVSEWAVEEKLTTLQRRQLEGCLCRVPKHFYNKIWEILQRTPQGIVTQGHHLPATPTLTSMSRGELSFNLLVEETLICIDRPERRQITVELLCIVATILNRNPELHFKQALDLDGILAEAFAMYCKDNNIQQQPQPQTQEHKKNEDLTAFYSLPYSETTGYLARAAVNKVLQGGIFSTNDEDVQLDSGHLHDDNCKVS, via the exons ATGCGTAATGCACCGAAATC ACTCGGTCTTATGGTAACAAGTCCAGGCGGAAGCGGGAGCACTGGCGCTATCACGGACAGAATATCTACAAATGGGCGCCAAAATAGTTTAGAGGATATTAATCTGGATCAGTTCCTAAAGACCTCAAACTATGAGGATACGGTCAAGCAATTGGATATTTACTATGGCATTG TGAAACGACAATTGCTGCGCTTCCAGAGTCCCATAACAGGTCTATTTCCTGTTATGAGTACAGATCAGGTGGTCGGATCCGTTCGTGATAGTGTCTATTGTGCTGCCGCCGTTTGGAGTTTATATCAGGCTTATCGTCGCATCGACGATGATCGTGGCAAGTCCTATGAACTGGGCCAGAGCACAGTCAAATGTATGCGGGGTATTCTCGAGTGCTGGGTTAAACAGGCATCCAGAGTGGAACTCTTTAAGCAACGGCAATCAAATCAGCATGCATTGCATAGCAAATTTCAATTGCACACCGGTGAAAAGATCTATCCGGATGAATTTTATAATCATCTACAAATTGATTGT GTCTCTTTGTATCTGCTTTTCTTGGTGCAAATGATCACATCTGGTCTGCAAATTATCTACACTCACGATGAGGTAGCATTTGTACAGAATTTAGTTTATTATGTGGAACGAGCCTATCGTACACCCGATTTTGGCATGTGGGAAAGGGGTTCGAAATACAATAATGGCACACCTGAGATTCATGCTTCGTCTATTG GAATGGCCAAATCCGCTTTGGAGGCAATCAATGGATGCAATTTATTTGGCGAGAAAGGCGCCTCGTGGAGCGTTGTCTATGTGGATATTGATGCCCATAATCGAAATCGCAGCATTTTTGAAACTATGTTGCCCAGAGAATCCAGTTCAAAG GGAGTAGATGCATCCCTCCTGCTTACATTGTCCTTCCCGGCCTTTGCCTCACATGAAGACCGTCTTGTGGATCAGACCAAACAAAATGTAGTTAATCGTTTGCGCAGCAAAATGGGTTTCAAACGTTTCACACGAGATGGCTTCTTGAGCAAAACGGAGGATAAAACTCGCCGGTATTATCATTCAGGAGAATTGAAAGAGTTTGAGGGCTTGGAATGTGAATGGCCGCTATTCTTTATAGCCATGATTATCGATGGCGTGTTCAAGAATAATAACGAACAGATTGAAGAATTTCAAAATGATTTGCGCCGCTGTCTGCACACTGATGCCAACGGAGATCCCGTTGTGACCATGTATTATGCACCCGATGGTGAAGGTTCCTATATGCGTGCCCCATCGCAATCATTATTCCTCTGGGGTCAATCGTTTTTCATCATAGCCCAATTGCTGACAGCTGGATTACTTCACATCAATGAATTGGATCCCATACGACGATATTTGCCCAGTTATAATCGTCCCCGAAGAGCCGGACGTTATTCGGCATTTCAG GCTAAACCGGGCACT GGCACCGCCACAGATTTGGTAGTGCAAATCGTTTTGATTGCCGAATCAATGCGTTTGCAGGCCATGATGGCCACCTATGGCATACAAACTCAAACGCCACATGAG GTGGAGCCAGTGCAAATCTGGAGCTCAACTGAGTTGATCAAGGTCTATCAACATTTGGGAGTCAACAATAAGGTAGGACTTTCGGGTCGCCCTTCACGTCCGGTGGGCTCATTGGGTACTAGCAAAGTCTATCGCATATGTGGCATGACGGTCCTGTGCTATCCTCTGATCTTTGAGGTCTCTGACTTTTATCTGTATCGTGATATGGCCCTGCTTATTGATGACATCAAAACAGAATTGCAATTTGTGGGCAAATATTGGCGCCTATCTGGTAGACCAACTGTTTGTCTACTTATACGAGAGGAACATATGCGGGATCCGCAATTCAAGGAGATGTTAGATCTATTGGCCATGCTGAAGAAGGGTTATTGTGATGGCATGAAGGTTCGCATTGGACGCTTGCAGAATTTGATTAGCAGCTCTTGCATAGAACACTTGGATTTCATGAATCAGAGTGATCTTACGGACAATGAGAATGCCTTTTCCCAAATCAATCACGAATACATTGGCTATCAATCACTGACCGATGTGCCAAAAGCATTGACCTACGTGGAAGAGAAGGTATCGGTGGCACACTTTGATAACAAACCAACGCCAGATATCATCAATGCCCTGCGCAATACCGAGTCTATTTATTGTCTGTGTCAACTTTGGGGTATTCTACTTAACCGTGAAGGCTCCCACTTTGAGGTGAATGGACTCAATGTCAACACTGCCTTGACACAACTCTATCATCGAGCTGGATCGTTGCGGTATTGGCGTGCGGTACGCTACTGTTCGTCTCTTTTGCATCATATTGTAGACTCGATCAGTCCATTTATCACCACAGTACTGGTTAATGGCAAAGAGCTAACTGTGGGCATTATTGGACAAAAGGAAACTGTATTCGATAAGCCCATGACGCCGGCTGAAATACAGAATGTCATGTATACAAGTGTCCAACCATATGATGTCATCCAAGCTGTGCTGCAGCAGGAGGTGGTGCTTTATTGTGGTCGATTGATAGCTACAAATCCATCCATGTTCCGGGGTATACTTAAAATTCGCATTGGCTGGGTCCTAGAAGCCATGCGAATATATTTACAAATCTCTGGCCAACAGAGCATCGATGTGGATAATCTATCACCGTTCCAAGTTCGAATTCTGTTGCAGAAAGTTTTAACGGTCAGCGAGTGGGCAGTTGAAGAGAA ACTTACCACACTGCAACGACGTCAACTGGAAGGTTGCCTCTGCCGTGTGCCCAAGCACTTTTATAACAAAATCTGGGAAATTCTACAACGTACACCTCAGGGTATTGTAACGCAAGGACATCATTTGCCAGCCACGCCCACACTTACTAGCATGAGTCGTGGCGAGTTGTCATTTAATTTGCTCGTAGAAGAGACTCTCATTTGCATTGATCGACCAGAAAGGCGTCAGATAACAGTGGAATTGCTTTGCATAGTGGCCACCATTCTAAACAG AAATCCTGAGCTGCACTTTAAACAAGCCCTAGACTTGGATGGCATATTGGCCGAGGCGTTTGCCATGTACTGCAAGGATAACAATATACAACAACAGCCGCAACCTCAAACTCAGGAACATAAGAAAAATGAAGATCTAACTGCATTCTACTCATTACCATATTCAGAGACCACTGGCTATTTGGCCCGAGCGGCTGTAAATAAGGTTTTACAGGGTGGTATCTTTTCGACGAACGACGAAGATGTTCAATTGGATAGCGGTCATCTGCATGATGATAACTGTAAGGTTTCCTAA
- the LOC6641781 gene encoding probable phosphorylase b kinase regulatory subunit beta isoform X1 — MRNAPKSLGLMVTSPGGSGSTGAITDRISTNGRQNSLEDINLDQFLKTSNYEDTVKQLDIYYGIVKRQLLRFQSPITGLFPVMSTDQVVGSVRDSVYCAAAVWSLYQAYRRIDDDRGKSYELGQSTVKCMRGILECWVKQASRVELFKQRQSNQHALHSKFQLHTGEKIYPDEFYNHLQIDCVSLYLLFLVQMITSGLQIIYTHDEVAFVQNLVYYVERAYRTPDFGMWERGSKYNNGTPEIHASSIGMAKSALEAINGCNLFGEKGASWSVVYVDIDAHNRNRSIFETMLPRESSSKGVDASLLLTLSFPAFASHEDRLVDQTKQNVVNRLRSKMGFKRFTRDGFLSKTEDKTRRYYHSGELKEFEGLECEWPLFFIAMIIDGVFKNNNEQIEEFQNDLRRCLHTDANGDPVVTMYYAPDGEGSYMRAPSQSLFLWGQSFFIIAQLLTAGLLHINELDPIRRYLPSYNRPRRAGRYSAFQGKAFDDKHKGTATDLVVQIVLIAESMRLQAMMATYGIQTQTPHEVEPVQIWSSTELIKVYQHLGVNNKVGLSGRPSRPVGSLGTSKVYRICGMTVLCYPLIFEVSDFYLYRDMALLIDDIKTELQFVGKYWRLSGRPTVCLLIREEHMRDPQFKEMLDLLAMLKKGYCDGMKVRIGRLQNLISSSCIEHLDFMNQSDLTDNENAFSQINHEYIGYQSLTDVPKALTYVEEKVSVAHFDNKPTPDIINALRNTESIYCLCQLWGILLNREGSHFEVNGLNVNTALTQLYHRAGSLRYWRAVRYCSSLLHHIVDSISPFITTVLVNGKELTVGIIGQKETVFDKPMTPAEIQNVMYTSVQPYDVIQAVLQQEVVLYCGRLIATNPSMFRGILKIRIGWVLEAMRIYLQISGQQSIDVDNLSPFQVRILLQKVLTVSEWAVEEKLTTLQRRQLEGCLCRVPKHFYNKIWEILQRTPQGIVTQGHHLPATPTLTSMSRGELSFNLLVEETLICIDRPERRQITVELLCIVATILNRNPELHFKQALDLDGILAEAFAMYCKDNNIQQQPQPQTQEHKKNEDLTAFYSLPYSETTGYLARAAVNKVLQGGIFSTNDEDVQLDSGHLHDDNCKVS, encoded by the exons ATGCGTAATGCACCGAAATC ACTCGGTCTTATGGTAACAAGTCCAGGCGGAAGCGGGAGCACTGGCGCTATCACGGACAGAATATCTACAAATGGGCGCCAAAATAGTTTAGAGGATATTAATCTGGATCAGTTCCTAAAGACCTCAAACTATGAGGATACGGTCAAGCAATTGGATATTTACTATGGCATTG TGAAACGACAATTGCTGCGCTTCCAGAGTCCCATAACAGGTCTATTTCCTGTTATGAGTACAGATCAGGTGGTCGGATCCGTTCGTGATAGTGTCTATTGTGCTGCCGCCGTTTGGAGTTTATATCAGGCTTATCGTCGCATCGACGATGATCGTGGCAAGTCCTATGAACTGGGCCAGAGCACAGTCAAATGTATGCGGGGTATTCTCGAGTGCTGGGTTAAACAGGCATCCAGAGTGGAACTCTTTAAGCAACGGCAATCAAATCAGCATGCATTGCATAGCAAATTTCAATTGCACACCGGTGAAAAGATCTATCCGGATGAATTTTATAATCATCTACAAATTGATTGT GTCTCTTTGTATCTGCTTTTCTTGGTGCAAATGATCACATCTGGTCTGCAAATTATCTACACTCACGATGAGGTAGCATTTGTACAGAATTTAGTTTATTATGTGGAACGAGCCTATCGTACACCCGATTTTGGCATGTGGGAAAGGGGTTCGAAATACAATAATGGCACACCTGAGATTCATGCTTCGTCTATTG GAATGGCCAAATCCGCTTTGGAGGCAATCAATGGATGCAATTTATTTGGCGAGAAAGGCGCCTCGTGGAGCGTTGTCTATGTGGATATTGATGCCCATAATCGAAATCGCAGCATTTTTGAAACTATGTTGCCCAGAGAATCCAGTTCAAAG GGAGTAGATGCATCCCTCCTGCTTACATTGTCCTTCCCGGCCTTTGCCTCACATGAAGACCGTCTTGTGGATCAGACCAAACAAAATGTAGTTAATCGTTTGCGCAGCAAAATGGGTTTCAAACGTTTCACACGAGATGGCTTCTTGAGCAAAACGGAGGATAAAACTCGCCGGTATTATCATTCAGGAGAATTGAAAGAGTTTGAGGGCTTGGAATGTGAATGGCCGCTATTCTTTATAGCCATGATTATCGATGGCGTGTTCAAGAATAATAACGAACAGATTGAAGAATTTCAAAATGATTTGCGCCGCTGTCTGCACACTGATGCCAACGGAGATCCCGTTGTGACCATGTATTATGCACCCGATGGTGAAGGTTCCTATATGCGTGCCCCATCGCAATCATTATTCCTCTGGGGTCAATCGTTTTTCATCATAGCCCAATTGCTGACAGCTGGATTACTTCACATCAATGAATTGGATCCCATACGACGATATTTGCCCAGTTATAATCGTCCCCGAAGAGCCGGACGTTATTCGGCATTTCAG ggCAAAGCTTTCGATGATAAACACAAA GGCACCGCCACAGATTTGGTAGTGCAAATCGTTTTGATTGCCGAATCAATGCGTTTGCAGGCCATGATGGCCACCTATGGCATACAAACTCAAACGCCACATGAG GTGGAGCCAGTGCAAATCTGGAGCTCAACTGAGTTGATCAAGGTCTATCAACATTTGGGAGTCAACAATAAGGTAGGACTTTCGGGTCGCCCTTCACGTCCGGTGGGCTCATTGGGTACTAGCAAAGTCTATCGCATATGTGGCATGACGGTCCTGTGCTATCCTCTGATCTTTGAGGTCTCTGACTTTTATCTGTATCGTGATATGGCCCTGCTTATTGATGACATCAAAACAGAATTGCAATTTGTGGGCAAATATTGGCGCCTATCTGGTAGACCAACTGTTTGTCTACTTATACGAGAGGAACATATGCGGGATCCGCAATTCAAGGAGATGTTAGATCTATTGGCCATGCTGAAGAAGGGTTATTGTGATGGCATGAAGGTTCGCATTGGACGCTTGCAGAATTTGATTAGCAGCTCTTGCATAGAACACTTGGATTTCATGAATCAGAGTGATCTTACGGACAATGAGAATGCCTTTTCCCAAATCAATCACGAATACATTGGCTATCAATCACTGACCGATGTGCCAAAAGCATTGACCTACGTGGAAGAGAAGGTATCGGTGGCACACTTTGATAACAAACCAACGCCAGATATCATCAATGCCCTGCGCAATACCGAGTCTATTTATTGTCTGTGTCAACTTTGGGGTATTCTACTTAACCGTGAAGGCTCCCACTTTGAGGTGAATGGACTCAATGTCAACACTGCCTTGACACAACTCTATCATCGAGCTGGATCGTTGCGGTATTGGCGTGCGGTACGCTACTGTTCGTCTCTTTTGCATCATATTGTAGACTCGATCAGTCCATTTATCACCACAGTACTGGTTAATGGCAAAGAGCTAACTGTGGGCATTATTGGACAAAAGGAAACTGTATTCGATAAGCCCATGACGCCGGCTGAAATACAGAATGTCATGTATACAAGTGTCCAACCATATGATGTCATCCAAGCTGTGCTGCAGCAGGAGGTGGTGCTTTATTGTGGTCGATTGATAGCTACAAATCCATCCATGTTCCGGGGTATACTTAAAATTCGCATTGGCTGGGTCCTAGAAGCCATGCGAATATATTTACAAATCTCTGGCCAACAGAGCATCGATGTGGATAATCTATCACCGTTCCAAGTTCGAATTCTGTTGCAGAAAGTTTTAACGGTCAGCGAGTGGGCAGTTGAAGAGAA ACTTACCACACTGCAACGACGTCAACTGGAAGGTTGCCTCTGCCGTGTGCCCAAGCACTTTTATAACAAAATCTGGGAAATTCTACAACGTACACCTCAGGGTATTGTAACGCAAGGACATCATTTGCCAGCCACGCCCACACTTACTAGCATGAGTCGTGGCGAGTTGTCATTTAATTTGCTCGTAGAAGAGACTCTCATTTGCATTGATCGACCAGAAAGGCGTCAGATAACAGTGGAATTGCTTTGCATAGTGGCCACCATTCTAAACAG AAATCCTGAGCTGCACTTTAAACAAGCCCTAGACTTGGATGGCATATTGGCCGAGGCGTTTGCCATGTACTGCAAGGATAACAATATACAACAACAGCCGCAACCTCAAACTCAGGAACATAAGAAAAATGAAGATCTAACTGCATTCTACTCATTACCATATTCAGAGACCACTGGCTATTTGGCCCGAGCGGCTGTAAATAAGGTTTTACAGGGTGGTATCTTTTCGACGAACGACGAAGATGTTCAATTGGATAGCGGTCATCTGCATGATGATAACTGTAAGGTTTCCTAA